A window of Methylomonas sp. 11b genomic DNA:
TGGATAGCAAACGCTTGCCGTCCAGCGCCTTGCGGCAAATATCCATGGTCACATCCAAATCTTCGCGCGGCGAAAAACGCAGCGCGAATAATTTGCTGCGCTCCAGTTGTTCGCGCAATTCCGTAGGCACTACCGCCGTCACTTTGTCCAGCACCGACTGCGCGGAATGTCCCAACTCCTTGCCGGCCCAGGTTTTCACCATCCGCGCGCCGATTACCAAGGCTTCCAGTTCGGCGGCGCTGAACATGATGGGCGGAATATCCAGACTGTGACGGAGCATGTAACCGACGCCGGCCTCACCTTCGATAGGAATGCCGGACAGGCTTAACACTTGGATGTCGCGATAGATGGTGCGTTCGGATACTTCCAGGCGCTCGGCGAGCGCTTTGGCGGTAACCAGCCTTCGATTACGCAGGATTTGGACGATTTGAAACAGACGGTCAGCGCGGCGCATTTGCAGAACGGGCAGTCATATTCGAGACTGCCCGCCGTTTTATTTTCCGTTAAGATGGGGAATACAGTCCAACTCGGTTACCTTCGCTATCGAGCAGCATCGCAAAGTAGCCGCATTCGCCGTCGTGAATGGGGGTTTTCGGCATCAATATGCTGCCGCCATTTGCTTCCACTTTGGCCAGCGGCTCATTTAAGTCGGTGCCGCCGTTGAAATACACCACCGCGCCGGTCGCGCTAGGCTGATAATGTTCGCCCAATACCAGCATACCGCTGACGGCACCTTCATCGGCATCGAAAATCCCCAGTTGATAGCCGCTCATTTCCTCCTCCTTGAACGATGCATTTAAAACGCCGCAATAAAACTCCTGTGCGCGCGGCATATCAATGACGGGTAATTCAAACCAAGTGGCTAAGTTGTTGATCATGATGTGGTCCTCGTTGTGGTTAAAAGAGCCGTTATCCTAAAACAGCCCTCCTGACAGCGTTATGTCAGCAATGTTTTAGGCCTTAGCGCCGACCACCTAATAACGAGCCCAACACGCCGCGAATAATTTGCTTGCCCACTTCCTGGCCGATACTGCGGGCGGCGCTTTTCGCGGCCGCTTCCAGCACACTTTGCCCGCCGCTGCGACCGCGCCGCGATTTGGTAGCCGCGCCCACGCCGCCCAGCAATACTTCGCCCCAATTGAAACCTGAGCCGGAACCACCATTCTCGGCGGCGGGCTCAGGCGGAGCGACTTTTTCCGCGCGGCCTTTCAGAATTTCGTAGGCCGATTCGCGATCGACCTGTTTTTCGTAATGGCCGGCAATGACGGAGGTACTGATCGATTCCTGGCGTTCGGCATCGCTGGCAGGGCCGACTCGGGAACTAGGCGGCTTGATCATTGCTCGCTCTACCGGCATCGGCGTACCTTTTTCGTCGAGGAAAGACACCAAGGCTTCGCCAACGCTCAGCTCGGTGATGGCTGTTTCAACATCCAAACCTGGATTCGCCCGGAAGGTTTCCGCCGCCGCTTTCACGGCTTTTTGGTCGCGCGGCGTAAACGCCCGCAAGGCATGCTGCACCCGATTGCCGAGCTGGCCGAGAATCACGTCAGGAATATCCAAGGGATTTTGACTGACAAAATACACACCCACGCCCTTGGAACGGATCAAGCGCACCACTTGTTCGATTTTTTGCAGCAGCGCGGACGGTGCGTCGTTAAACAATAGATGTGCTTCGTCAAAGAAG
This region includes:
- a CDS encoding helix-turn-helix transcriptional regulator, translated to MRRADRLFQIVQILRNRRLVTAKALAERLEVSERTIYRDIQVLSLSGIPIEGEAGVGYMLRHSLDIPPIMFSAAELEALVIGARMVKTWAGKELGHSAQSVLDKVTAVVPTELREQLERSKLFALRFSPREDLDVTMDICRKALDGKRLLSMDYRRADGTFSQRRIRPLGLYFWGNVWTLVGWCELRGDFRNFRLDRIQQALVLDEVFTDDAGQTLQDFIRRMHCLPQ
- a CDS encoding VOC family protein, with the protein product MINNLATWFELPVIDMPRAQEFYCGVLNASFKEEEMSGYQLGIFDADEGAVSGMLVLGEHYQPSATGAVVYFNGGTDLNEPLAKVEANGGSILMPKTPIHDGECGYFAMLLDSEGNRVGLYSPS